One Manihot esculenta cultivar AM560-2 chromosome 6, M.esculenta_v8, whole genome shotgun sequence DNA segment encodes these proteins:
- the LOC110618308 gene encoding receptor-like protein EIX1: MTCLELPLADWCCFLPFGLIVFVMIITHMWSFFVFVLLVDPTLPALGFNLGVGEGHIQCRDSERQALLNFKQGLVDNDDRLSSWGSEEGKRNCCQWTGIQCSRQTGHVTMLDLHVSDSELGDNNKPLRGKINHSLLELQHLNYLDLSYNDFQGILLPDFNGSLSKLRYLNFSNVGFTGTLSYQLRNLSSLQSLDLSYNKFTKVEKLDWLSHLSYLETLDLSGNSLGDGSDWARIVTKFPYLTKLQLRSCGIATIIPLSNFHANSSTSLSVLDLSSNYLSSSVFQWVFSLNSSLVHVNISFNQLEGTIPSLFGNFCRLRTLDLAGNKLTGPLPVVLEHLSACAESSLEILKLEMNRLHGSLPDFTGFSSLRELIVFSNQLNGSFPKSFSQNSGLIVLDVGGNQLTGSLPDLTMFPSLRILCIARNRLNGTFTESIGGLSELELLYASHNFFQGEITEAHFSNLSRLQELYFNDNPLALEFNSDWLPPFQLDVIGLMSCKLGPRFPAWLQTQKNFSVLDISDAEISGSVPKWFWNLPPRLFFLNISFNKLSGVVPDLSSKFIGSPGVDLSSNLFEGPLPLLPSNALSLNLAKNKFMGSISPVCKVIGWALNFLDLSDNLLSGVLADDCFRNGQQLIVLNLADNNFSGNIPTSVGSLSMLQTFGLRNNSFSGEIPLSLKNCSRLRFLDLSYNRLSGEIPAWIGESQLQLVFFSLQSNEFHGNIPLQLCRLQNILLLDLSMNNISGAVPNCLKNFTHMSRNQLDNNNNTYVYTFSTSSGEGNGFVGNYVDRALIGWKGRSYTFDKNLPLLRIINLAENKLSGEIPREITSLLAVGGLNLSRNYLTGIIPQEIGQLKQLQWLDLSRNRLSGDIPGSMAELNFLSYADLSYNNLSGRIPTSTQLQSLDASAFAGNVNLCGLPLIRNCPADEERPQVGQKNDDDQDNQEDDDEFRNWLFGGLGCGFFVGFWGVLGFLVQRPSWRLGSGH, translated from the coding sequence ATGACTTGTCTTGAGCTTCCCCTTGCTGATTGGTGCTGTTTCTTACCATTTGGCTTGATTGTTTTCGTCATGATCATAACACATATGTGGTCTTTTTTCGTATTCGTCCTGCTTGTAGATCCCACGTTACCAGCTCTTGGGTTCAACCTAGGAGTTGGAGAAGGTCATATTCAGTGCAGAGATAGCGAGAGACAAGCACTTCTCAATTTCAAACAAGGCCTTGTAGACAACGACGATCGTCTTTCTTCTTGGGGGAGTGAAGAAGGCAAGAGAAATTGTTGCCAATGGACAGGGATCCAGTGCAGCCGCCAAACTGGTCATGTCACCATGCTTGATCTCCATGTCTCCGACTCCGAGCTTGGTGACAATAACAAGCCCCTGAGAGGTAAAATTAATCATTCATTGCTTGAGTTGCAACATCTTAATTATTTGGACTTGAGTTACAATGACTTCCAGGGGATACTGCTCCCTGATTTCAATGGTTCCCTGAGCAAATTAAGATACCTCAACTTCTCTAATGTTGGTTTCACTGGAACCCTCTCATATCAGCTTAGGAACCTGTCGAGCTTGCAGTCCCTTGATCTCAGCTACAACAAGTTTACTAAAGTTGAAAAACTTGATTGGCTTTCTCATCTTTCTTATTTAGAGACCCTGGATTTAAGTGGGAATAGCCTCGGTGATGGCAGCGACTGGGCACGTATAGTTACCAAGTTCCCATATCTAACAAAATTGCAGCTGAGATCTTGTGGTATTGCAACTATCATTCCGCTGTCTAATTTCCATGCAAATTCTTCCACTTCTCTTTCAGTTCTTGATCTCTCTTCCAACTATTTATCTTCTTCAGTATTCCAATGGGTGTTTAGCTTGAATAGCAGCCTTGTTCATGTTAATATATCCTTTAATCAACTTGAAGGCACAattccaagcctttttggaaaTTTCTGTAGGTTACGTACACTAGACCTGGCTGGGAACAAGCTCACTGGACCACTTCCTGTGGTTTTGGAGCATTTGTCTGCATGTGCAGAGAGTTCATTGGAGATTCTGAAATTAGAAATGAATCGGCTTCATGGTTCGCTGCCTGATTTCACAGGATTTTCGTCCTTGAGAGAACTGATTGTCTTTAGTAATCAACTAAACGGCTCTTTTCCAAAAAGCTTCAGCCAAAATTCTGGTCTTATTGTATTGGATGTGGGTGGCAACCAACTGACAGGATCATTACCTGATCTTACAATGTTCCCATCATTGAGGATATTATGCATTGCTAGGAATAGATTAAATGGGACTTTTACTGAAAGCATTGGAGGCCTATCTGAGCTTGAGCTTTTGTATGCTtctcataattttttccaaGGAGAGATTACTGAAGCTCATTTTTCGAATCTCTCCCGATTGCAGGAATTATACTTTAATGACAATCCTCTGGCTTTGGAATTCAACTCTGATTGGCTTCCTCCTTTTCAGTTGGATGTAATAGGTCTTATGTCCTGCAAGCTGGGGCCTCGTTTCCCGGCCTGGCTTCAAACTCAGAAAAACTTCTCCGTGCTGGATATCTCAGATGCTGAAATTTCAGGTTCTGTTCCTAAGTGGTTTTGGAACCTACCTCCCAGATTGTTTTTTCTGAATATCTCTTTCAACAAATTGAGCGGCGTGGTGCCAGATTTATCCTCAAAATTCATTGGTAGTCCAGGAGTAGATttgagttcaaatctctttgaagGCCCTTTGCCCCTCCTTCCTTCCAATGCTTTATCCTTGAATCTTgctaaaaataagtttatgggCTCAATCTCTCCCGTATGTAAAGTTATAGGCTGGGCTTTGAATTTCCTGGACCTCTCAGATAATTTATTATCCGGTGTCCTTGCTGATGATTGTTTCAGGAATGGGCAACAACTAATTGTCCTAAACTTGGCTGATAACAACTTCTCAGGAAACATTCCAACTTCTGTGGGATCTCTGTCTATGCTTCAAACATTCGGTTTGCGTAATAATAGCTTCTCTGGAGAAATACCTTTGTCCTTAAAGAATTGCAGTCGGCTGCGATTTTTGGACCTTAGTTATAATAGACTATCTGGAGAAATACCTGCATGGATCGGCGAAAGCCAGCTACAATTGGTCTTTTTCAGTTTACAATCTAACGAGTTCCATGGAAATATACCACTTCAGCTGTGTCGATTACAGAATATTCTTCTGTTGGACCTCTCCATGAATAATATTTCAGGAGCCGTACCCAATTGCCTCAAGAATTTCACCCACATGTCAAGAAATCAGTTagacaacaacaacaacacttATGTTTATACGTTTTCTACATCTTCTGGAGAAGGTAATGGGTTTGTAGGGAACTATGTGGATAGGGCCCTGATTGGATGGAAAGGAAGATCATACACGTTTGACAAAAATCTTCCGCTCCTGAGGATCATTAATCTTGCAGAAAATAAATTGTCAGGTGAAATTCCAAGGGAAATAACAAGTCTTCTAGCTGTGGGTGGATTGAACTTATCAAGAAACTATTTGACTGGGATTATTCCTCAGGAGATTGGCCAATTGAAGCAGTTGCAGTGGCTTGATTTATCCAGAAATCGCTTATCAGGTGACATTCCTGGCAGTATGGCTGAGCTAAATTTTTTGAGTTATGCGGACCTTTCCTACAATAACTTGTCAGGGAGAATTCCAACGAGCACTCAGCTTCAAAGCTTAGATGCTTCTGCATTTGCTGGTAATGTGAATCTCTGCGGCCTACCGCTTATACGAAATTGTCCCGCAGATGAGGAGAGGCCTCAAGTTGGACAGAAAAATGATGATGACCAAGACAACCAAGAAGATGATGACGAATTCAGGAATTGGCTTTTTGGTGGTCTGGGATGTGGATTTTTTGTTGGATTTTGGGGAGTTCTGGGCTTTTTAGTGCAACGGCCTTCTTGGAGACTGGGGTCGGGCCATTAG
- the LOC110617098 gene encoding probable membrane-associated kinase regulator 6 isoform X2 has protein sequence METSQPLSIESFSYSWLVNLKPSLESLDNSLRASLDASDDASFIEMDPKMPPSKRFFRNSQDFKFDFPISQSPLTVVHADELFSNGYVMPLFVDPLKIENCEVSDSSSDFPASSHAPEVAVSAMKARCPSLRRCRTLSKRIFHKYFDFLRPLYRRIRGHRSSSRAENDKKVQVAKSWLYSSETSPRISVAYSVDDWRRSCDSESSIYEAVLHCKRSIGK, from the exons ATGGAAACTTCCCAGCCTCTTTCTATTGAGAGCTTTTCATATAGCTGGCTAGTAAATCTGAAACCATCTCTTGAAAGCCTGGACAATTCCCTTAGGGCCTCTCTTGATGCATCCGATGATGCTTCCTTCATTGAGATGGACCCAAAAATGCCTCCCTCTAAAAGATTCTTTAGAAATTCTCAGGACTTCAAATTTGATTTCCCCATTTCACAATCTCCTCTTACTGTTGTTCATGCTGATGAGCTTTTTTCCAATGGATATGTCATGCCTCTTTTTGTTGATCCATTGAAAATTGAGAATTGTGAGGTCTCAGATTCAAGCTCAGACTTTCCAGCCTCTTCACATGCACCAGAAGTTGCAGTTTCAGCTATGAAAGCTCGTTGTCCTTCATTGAGAAGGTGCCGGACATTATCAAAGCGAATATTTCACAAGTACTTTGATTTTCTCAGGCCATTGTATAGAAGAATTCGAGGTCACAGGTCAAGTTCTAGAGCTGAAAATGATAAGAAAGTGCAGGTAGCGAAGAGTTGGTTATATTCATCAGAAACATCTCCAAGAATAAGCGTAGCTTACTCTGTTGATGACTGGCGGAGGTCCTGTGACTCTGAGAGCTCAATTTATGAAGCAGTTCTTCATTGCAAAAGATCCATTG GAAAATAA
- the LOC110617098 gene encoding probable membrane-associated kinase regulator 6 isoform X1 — protein METSQPLSIESFSYSWLVNLKPSLESLDNSLRASLDASDDASFIEMDPKMPPSKRFFRNSQDFKFDFPISQSPLTVVHADELFSNGYVMPLFVDPLKIENCEVSDSSSDFPASSHAPEVAVSAMKARCPSLRRCRTLSKRIFHKYFDFLRPLYRRIRGHRSSSRAENDKKVQVAKSWLYSSETSPRISVAYSVDDWRRSCDSESSIYEAVLHCKRSIGKKIN, from the exons ATGGAAACTTCCCAGCCTCTTTCTATTGAGAGCTTTTCATATAGCTGGCTAGTAAATCTGAAACCATCTCTTGAAAGCCTGGACAATTCCCTTAGGGCCTCTCTTGATGCATCCGATGATGCTTCCTTCATTGAGATGGACCCAAAAATGCCTCCCTCTAAAAGATTCTTTAGAAATTCTCAGGACTTCAAATTTGATTTCCCCATTTCACAATCTCCTCTTACTGTTGTTCATGCTGATGAGCTTTTTTCCAATGGATATGTCATGCCTCTTTTTGTTGATCCATTGAAAATTGAGAATTGTGAGGTCTCAGATTCAAGCTCAGACTTTCCAGCCTCTTCACATGCACCAGAAGTTGCAGTTTCAGCTATGAAAGCTCGTTGTCCTTCATTGAGAAGGTGCCGGACATTATCAAAGCGAATATTTCACAAGTACTTTGATTTTCTCAGGCCATTGTATAGAAGAATTCGAGGTCACAGGTCAAGTTCTAGAGCTGAAAATGATAAGAAAGTGCAGGTAGCGAAGAGTTGGTTATATTCATCAGAAACATCTCCAAGAATAAGCGTAGCTTACTCTGTTGATGACTGGCGGAGGTCCTGTGACTCTGAGAGCTCAATTTATGAAGCAGTTCTTCATTGCAAAAGATCCATTGGCAA GAAAATAAATTGA
- the LOC110618309 gene encoding G-type lectin S-receptor-like serine/threonine-protein kinase At5g24080 — protein sequence MAVSVSSLVFLLLVLGALEFCMASQIGLGSRLLAKEDQAWISDNGTFAFGFTGADSNREQFQLAIWFANLPGDRTVIWSANRNSPVTKDASLELDTTGNLVLIDGDTTIWMSNTSGAGVETASMTESGNFILYTSTNDTAWQSFAHPSDTLLPNQPLTVNLELTSPKSPLHGGYYSLKMLQQPTSLSLALTYNLPESYDASPEAYANYSYWPGPDISNVTGDVVAVLDEAGSFGIVYGESSNGAVYVYKNDGDYNGLSSATNQSTRLSVLRRLILETNGNLRLYRWDNDVNGSRQWVPEWAAVSNPCDIAGVCGNGICNLDKSKTNASCTCLPGTSKVGKGICSENSSLVGKCEAANLNHTSEFRIAAMQQTNYYFPEFSVITNYSDIPTVSKCGDACLVDCECMASVYGLDDEKPYCWLLRSLDFGGYEDPGSTLFVKVRSNGSISPAGDKRGSEENKGKVLVLPIVLSMTFLMGLLSLLLYYNVHRRRSLKRAMESALILSGAPINFSYRDLQIRTSNFSQLLGTGGFGSVYKGILADGTLIAVKKLDKVLPHGEKEFITEVNTIGSMHHMNLVRLCGYCSEGSHRLLVYEFMKNGSLDKWIFPSYNCRSRLLDWSTRYHIAIATAQGIAYFHEQCRNRIIHCDIKPENILLDENFCPKVSDFGLAKLMGREHSHVVTMVRGTRGYLAPEWVSNRPITVKADVYSYGMLLLEVIGGRRNLDMSFDAEDFFYPGWAFKEMTNGTPLKAADRRLEGAVKEEELMRALKVAFWCIQDEVIMRPSMGEVVKMLEGSMGINTPPMPQTVLELIEEGLDQVYKAMKRELNQFSSFTITSHDPSSRATCSYSTMSPR from the exons ATGGCTGTTTCAGTATCTTCTTTGGTCTTTTTATTGTTGGTTTTAGGTGCGCTTGAGTTTTGTATGGCCAGCCAGATTGGTTTGGGTTCAAGACTGCTGGCCAAAGAAGATCAAGCATGGATTTCGGATAATGGCACCTTTGCATTTGGgttcactggagcagacagtaATCGTGAACAATTTCAACTCGCAATTTGGTTCGCAAATCTTCCAGGAGATCGAACCGTAATCTGGTCAGCTAATAG aaactCCCCGGTCACCAAAGACGCTTCCTTGGAGCTGGATACCACTGGCAACCTCGTCCTCATTGATGGAGATACCACCATATGGATGTCAAACACCTCAGGTGCCGGCGTCGAAACAGCATCCATGACAGAATCCGGCAACTTCATCCTCTACACAAGCACCAACGACACTGCTTGGCAAAGTTTTGCACACCCATCAGATACTCTCCTCCCAAACCAACCTTTAACAGTAAATCTTGAGCTAACATCTCCAAAATCACCTTTACATGGCGGGTATTACTCTCTTAAAATGCTACAGCAGCCCACCTCGCTAAGCCTCGCATTGACATATAACTTGCCTGAATCTTATGATGCTTCCCCTGAAGCTTACGCCAACTATTCCTACTGGCCTGGACCCGACATTTCCAATGTTACTGGGGATGTTGTTGCAGTCTTAGATGAAGCTGGAAGCTTTGGAATTGTGTATGGCGAGTCATCCAATGGAGCAGTTTACGTGTATAAAAATGATGGCGACTATAATGGTTTGTCTTCTGCTACAAATCAATCAACTCGTTTATCAGTTCTTCGAAGATTGATACTTGAGACTAATGGGAATTTACGTTTGTATAGATGGGACAATGATGTTAATGGTTCTCGCCAGTGGGTGCCTGAGTGGGCAGCAGTGTCGAATCCCTGTGATATTGCTGGTGTTTGTGGTAATGGGATATGTAATTTGGACAAGAGCAAGACTAATGCTTCTTGTACATGCTTGCCTGGGACTTCTAAGGTAGGCAAAGGTATATGCTCAGAGAACTCATCATTGGTCGGAAAATGTGAGGCGGCAAACCTAAATCACACTTCTGAGTTTAGGATCGCTGCGATGCAGCAAACCAATTACTATTTCCCTGAATTTTCAGTGATAACTAATTACAGCGATATTCCCACAGTGTCCAAGTGCGGCGATGCTTGTTTAGTGGATTGTGAGTGTATGGCCTCTGTTTATGGGCTTGACGATGAGAAGCCTTACTGTTGGCTGTTGAGGAGCTTGGACTTTGGTGGATATGAGGACCCTGGCTCCACCTTGTTCGTCAAGGTCAGGTCGAATGGTTCCATAAGTCCAGCAGGAGATAAAAGGGGATCTGAGGAAAACAAGGGGAAGGTCTTGGTTCTGCCTATAGTTCTCAGCATGACATTTCTTATGGGCCTCCTCTCCCTATTGTTATATTACAATGTTCATAGAAGGAGATCTTTAAAAAGAGCTATGGAGAGTGCTTTGATTCTTTCTGGGGCTCCAATAAATTTTAGCTACCGGGACTTGCAGATTCGTACCTCCAATTTCTCGCAGCTGCTTGGAACAG GAGGATTTGGGAGTGTGTACAAAGGAATCCTTGCTGATGGGACTTTGATTGCTGTAAAGAAACTTGACAAAGTTTTACCCCATGGAGAGAAGGAATTTATAACTGAAGTGAACACAATTGGCTCCATGCACCACATGAACTTGGTTCGTCTATGCGGGTACTGCTCCGAAGGATCTCACCG TCTTCTTGTTTATGAGTTCATGAAAAATGGGTCCTTGGACAAATGGATATTTCCCTCCTATAATTGCCGGAGCAGATTGCTGGATTGGTCAACTCGTTACCACATAGCCATTGCTACTGCACAAGGAATCGCATACTTCCACGAGCAGTGCAGAAACCGGATAATACACTGCGATATCAAACCGGAGAACATCTTATTAGATGAGAATTTCTGTCCCAAAGTATCAGATTTTGGATTAGCCAAGTTGATGGGAAGAGAACACTCACATGTTGTTACTATGGTAAGAGGAACTAGAGGGTATTTAGCTCCAGAGTGGGTTAGTAACAGGCCTATAACTGTAAAGGCCGATGTTTACAGCTACGGAATGCTACTCCTGGAGGTAATCGGTGGTCGGAGAAACCTCGACATGTCTTTCGATGCAGAGGACTTCTTCTACCCCGGATGGGCTTTTAAG GAGATGACAAATGGGACGCCATTGAAAGCAGCGGATAGAAGACTGGAAGGCGCAGTTAAAGAAGAAGAACTGATGAGAGCACTGAAAGTTGCCTTCTGGTGCATTCAAGATGAAGTGATCATGAGACCATCAATGGGAGAAGTGGTGAAGATGTTAGAAGGATCAATGGGGATCAACACACCACCAATGCCACAGACTGTTTTGGAACTAATAGAGGAAGGATTAGATCAAGTATACAAAGCCATGAAAAGAGAATTAAACCAGTTTAGCTCCTTCACCATCACTAGTCATGATCCATCATCTCGTGCCACTTGCAGTTATTCAACAATGTCGCCTAGATAG